In a single window of the Delftia tsuruhatensis genome:
- a CDS encoding recombinase family protein, with protein MLNHAGLNSDDDSGEAGVPVAQYVRMSTEHQRYSTENQAERIAEYAARHGMQIVRTYTDSGKSGLNLKGRSGLQSLLHDVKQPNPGFSAVLVYDVSRWGRFPDPDEAAVYEHACKSRGIRVIYCAEPFNNDGSLPSTVFIGIKRSMAAEYSRELSVKVFAGACNIVQHGYRQGGAPGYGLRRQLIDEQHNVKGLLSRGEKKSIQTDRVVLVPGPPEEIAVVLRIYRLFLEEGMPERVIASVLNHEGILSDAGTLWSRGSIHQILTNEKYIGNNVYNRTSFKLKVKHVRNPPDKWVRRDGAFEAIVPVHLFVQAQAIIMARSRHLDDAELLDLLRQTLEKHGALSGMVIDEDDDAPSSSAYRSRFGSLLRAYSLIGYTPRRDYAYLEINRSLRRRHPELIEEMAASIQAAGSWTVRDPGTDLLTVNGEFTVSLVIARCKPTPAGSHRWRIRFDASLQPDITVVARMDPGNQRAFDYYVFPAIDFSADALPTLEDNGFTLDAYRTDSLDFFYQLAGRVSLQEAA; from the coding sequence GTGCTGAATCATGCTGGACTGAACAGTGATGATGACTCGGGGGAAGCCGGAGTTCCGGTGGCCCAGTACGTTCGCATGTCCACCGAGCATCAGAGGTACTCGACGGAGAACCAGGCCGAACGGATTGCTGAGTACGCGGCCCGCCACGGGATGCAGATCGTCCGGACCTACACGGACTCCGGTAAGAGTGGCCTGAATCTGAAGGGGCGCAGCGGTTTGCAGTCGCTGCTGCACGACGTCAAGCAACCCAACCCTGGTTTCAGCGCCGTGCTGGTGTACGACGTAAGCCGATGGGGACGCTTCCCCGACCCTGACGAGGCGGCGGTCTACGAACATGCGTGCAAGAGCCGCGGCATCCGCGTGATCTATTGCGCCGAGCCGTTCAACAACGACGGCTCTCTGCCTTCGACGGTGTTCATCGGCATCAAGCGCAGCATGGCGGCGGAATACAGCCGGGAGCTGTCGGTCAAGGTCTTCGCCGGTGCCTGCAACATCGTTCAGCACGGCTACCGCCAGGGAGGCGCGCCCGGCTACGGGCTGCGACGGCAGTTGATCGACGAGCAGCACAACGTCAAAGGACTGCTGTCGCGCGGCGAGAAGAAAAGCATCCAGACCGACCGCGTGGTGCTGGTGCCCGGTCCGCCCGAAGAGATCGCCGTGGTGCTCCGCATCTACCGGCTCTTCCTGGAGGAAGGCATGCCCGAGCGCGTCATCGCCTCGGTACTGAACCACGAAGGCATTCTGTCGGATGCCGGCACGCTCTGGTCGCGCGGCTCGATTCACCAGATCCTGACCAACGAGAAGTACATCGGGAACAACGTCTACAACCGCACGTCGTTCAAGCTCAAGGTCAAGCACGTGCGCAACCCGCCAGACAAGTGGGTCCGACGGGATGGTGCATTCGAGGCGATCGTTCCCGTGCACCTGTTCGTGCAGGCGCAGGCGATCATCATGGCCCGCTCTCGTCATCTGGATGACGCGGAGCTTCTGGATCTGCTTCGCCAGACGCTGGAGAAGCACGGTGCACTGTCGGGCATGGTCATCGACGAAGACGACGATGCGCCTTCCAGCTCGGCCTACCGCAGCCGGTTCGGGAGCCTGTTGCGGGCCTACAGTCTTATCGGCTACACGCCTCGGCGTGACTACGCCTACCTTGAGATCAACCGTTCGCTGCGCCGGCGTCATCCGGAACTGATCGAAGAGATGGCGGCCAGCATCCAGGCTGCGGGCAGCTGGACGGTGCGCGATCCCGGCACCGACCTGCTTACTGTCAACGGCGAGTTCACGGTATCGCTGGTCATCGCACGGTGCAAGCCAACGCCCGCCGGATCGCACCGCTGGCGGATCCGGTTCGATGCCAGCCTCCAGCCGGACATCACGGTGGTGGCGCGCATGGATCCTGGGAATCAGCGTGCCTTCGACTACTACGTGTTTCCGGCCATCGACTTCTCGGCCGACGCGCTGCCGACGCTGGAGGACAACGGGTTCACGCTGGATGCGTACCGCACCGATTCCCTGGATTTCTTCTATCAGTTGGCGGGGCGTGTTTCCCTGCAGGAGGCCGCATGA
- a CDS encoding helix-turn-helix transcriptional regulator has product MPPSSLPAPDRLSSLPHPDMPGYDNVPQFPVKAPLPFRRTIRRQELHQIVPLAETTIYEMEQRGEFPRRFRLTTRCVVWDLEEVEAWIEDRKQASRSAKANSSSGPDVRLRRHRPVRG; this is encoded by the coding sequence ATGCCGCCCTCTTCGCTTCCCGCCCCGGACAGACTTTCATCCTTGCCCCATCCGGACATGCCCGGCTACGACAACGTCCCCCAGTTCCCGGTGAAGGCGCCCTTGCCTTTCCGACGTACCATCCGCCGTCAAGAGCTGCATCAGATCGTGCCTCTCGCGGAGACAACGATCTACGAAATGGAACAGCGCGGCGAATTCCCGCGCCGCTTCCGCCTCACCACCCGTTGCGTCGTCTGGGACCTGGAAGAAGTCGAAGCCTGGATCGAAGACCGCAAGCAAGCCTCTCGATCAGCGAAGGCCAACTCATCCAGCGGACCGGACGTGAGGCTGCGCCGGCACCGCCCTGTTCGAGGATGA
- a CDS encoding transcriptional regulator, with protein sequence MTKEAYAMVHDFTLVYVLDPGMGSQEDVLRQVAGSDCADATVGWGRPGHVGLAFSREASDRDAAVKLARVQMAQALPGAVLVGVDAA encoded by the coding sequence ATGACGAAGGAGGCTTACGCGATGGTTCACGATTTCACACTGGTCTATGTACTGGACCCGGGCATGGGGTCGCAGGAGGATGTCCTTCGCCAAGTGGCGGGCAGCGACTGCGCCGACGCCACGGTCGGCTGGGGGCGGCCGGGTCATGTCGGCCTGGCTTTCAGCAGGGAGGCGAGCGACCGCGATGCTGCGGTCAAGCTTGCAAGGGTGCAGATGGCGCAGGCGCTGCCCGGGGCGGTACTGGTTGGGGTGGATGCCGCGTAG
- a CDS encoding nucleotidyl transferase AbiEii/AbiGii toxin family protein: MSTWLDHWDRRYTDRVRLLVEILPVLASEPGFALKGGTAINLFEHDLPRLSVDIDLAWLPVHDYAEDAKLIAEALGRLADTLRARPLQLQVQASAGEGGVVTRLVASRGRARVQIETTPVMRGAVHPVRTMVVRPRVEEAFGFAEVQVLAFADLYAGKLAAALSRQHPRDLFDVGLLLQDERADEVLWRTFLVYLTCSPKPAWEMLAPRVPGDFEATFEAHFNGMTSEPISVAALLESRERLLARVAHWLDGPSRAFLQSVEDEKPDFSLIGLAHAAELPGVRRKLHNLAQRTAAKRAADRQQLDETLARTAGA; this comes from the coding sequence ATGAGCACCTGGCTTGACCATTGGGACCGGCGCTACACGGACCGCGTGCGACTGCTGGTCGAGATCCTGCCGGTATTGGCCTCAGAGCCGGGTTTTGCACTCAAGGGCGGCACGGCCATCAACCTGTTTGAGCACGATCTGCCGCGCCTGTCGGTGGACATCGATCTGGCCTGGCTGCCGGTGCACGACTATGCCGAAGATGCGAAGCTGATTGCTGAAGCGTTGGGGCGACTGGCCGATACGCTGCGCGCCCGGCCTCTGCAATTGCAGGTCCAGGCCTCGGCGGGCGAGGGTGGGGTGGTCACCCGGCTGGTGGCCAGTCGCGGCCGTGCGCGCGTGCAGATTGAGACGACGCCGGTCATGCGCGGCGCGGTGCATCCGGTGCGAACCATGGTCGTGCGGCCACGGGTGGAGGAGGCCTTCGGCTTTGCCGAGGTGCAGGTGCTGGCGTTTGCCGACCTCTATGCGGGCAAGCTGGCGGCTGCGCTGTCGCGCCAGCATCCGCGCGATCTTTTCGATGTGGGCCTGCTGCTGCAAGACGAACGAGCGGACGAAGTGCTCTGGCGCACCTTCCTCGTGTACCTGACGTGCAGCCCCAAGCCAGCCTGGGAGATGCTGGCGCCGCGCGTCCCGGGGGATTTCGAGGCCACCTTCGAGGCCCATTTCAATGGCATGACGTCCGAGCCTATCAGCGTGGCGGCATTGCTTGAAAGCCGCGAGCGCCTGCTGGCGCGCGTAGCGCATTGGCTGGATGGGCCGTCGCGCGCCTTTCTGCAATCCGTCGAGGATGAGAAGCCGGATTTCAGTTTGATCGGGTTGGCCCATGCGGCCGAGTTACCTGGAGTGCGACGCAAGCTTCACAACCTGGCGCAGCGCACGGCCGCCAAGCGTGCGGCAGATCGTCAGCAGCTTGACGAAACGCTGGCGCGGACCGCCGGAGCCTGA
- a CDS encoding type IV toxin-antitoxin system AbiEi family antitoxin domain-containing protein: protein MDAQNSGKLNRLLAELGDTRLVSSRWLRAHGYSNSLVARYVGSGWLVSPARGVYMRRGGRLQWEGVVRSLQVGEGIPLHVGGRFALGLQGHEHYLRLGDAGTITLYGPQQPPGWVGKLSLEQRFEYQGKGPLDLPAVPVTAEVSEKALSEDGLAWHAAAPGNDALVCSTPERAMLELCDSVSDAAGVYEADALMQAMTTLRPQRVGLLLRHCRSIKAKRLFLVLAERHRHAWLSHVPLEGVDLGRGKRALVPGGRLHQTYQITLPGDLDEHLA, encoded by the coding sequence ATGGATGCTCAAAATTCAGGAAAGCTGAACCGCTTGCTGGCCGAACTGGGCGATACCCGCCTGGTGTCCAGCCGCTGGCTGCGGGCGCATGGCTACTCCAACAGCCTTGTGGCGCGCTACGTGGGCAGCGGCTGGCTGGTGTCGCCGGCGCGTGGCGTCTACATGCGCAGGGGCGGGCGGCTGCAATGGGAGGGCGTGGTCCGCAGCTTGCAGGTCGGCGAGGGCATACCGCTGCATGTCGGGGGACGCTTCGCACTCGGCCTGCAGGGCCACGAGCACTATCTGCGCCTGGGCGATGCTGGCACGATCACGCTGTACGGGCCACAGCAGCCGCCCGGCTGGGTGGGCAAGCTTTCACTGGAGCAACGCTTCGAGTACCAGGGCAAGGGTCCGCTCGATCTCCCGGCTGTGCCTGTCACCGCGGAAGTCTCAGAGAAGGCGTTGTCGGAAGATGGCCTGGCTTGGCATGCAGCAGCACCTGGGAACGATGCGCTGGTGTGCTCGACGCCCGAGCGGGCCATGCTGGAACTGTGCGACAGCGTATCGGATGCGGCAGGGGTCTATGAGGCCGATGCGCTGATGCAGGCCATGACCACGCTGCGGCCGCAGCGGGTCGGCCTGCTGTTGCGCCACTGTCGCAGCATCAAGGCCAAGCGGCTGTTCCTGGTCCTGGCCGAGCGCCATCGACACGCGTGGCTGTCGCACGTGCCGCTGGAGGGCGTCGATCTGGGCCGTGGCAAGCGTGCGCTGGTGCCCGGTGGGCGCCTGCATCAGACTTACCAGATTACCTTGCCGGGAGACCTCGATGAGCACCTGGCTTGA
- a CDS encoding tyrosine-type recombinase/integrase has protein sequence MLTDTALRNLKPKSLTYKASDRDGMYVTVSPAGTVTFRYDYRLNGRRETLTIGRYGPGGISLALAREKLLDAKKAVAAGRSPALEKQREKRRLTAAKNFGDVALKWLADAKMADSTRAMRKHVVDRDILPVFRSRLLNEITADDLRALCNKVKARGAPATAVHVRDIVKQVYAFAILHGERVDNPANDVAAASIATFVPKDRALSPAEIRLAFHQLVSIATYPTIRLALRMVLLTLVRKSELIEATWSEIDFDSATWTIPKQRMKGRNPHVVYLSRQAMDILVALHTCAAGSKFVLPSRYEPTRCMSHATLNRVTQLIVSRAQAAGLPLEPFTVHDLRRTGSTLLNEVGFNGDWIEKCLAHEEGRSSRSIYNKAEYAEQRRHMLQEWADMVDAWIDGRTHVPKLLPENVSVPVLSAAL, from the coding sequence ATGCTTACCGACACAGCACTGCGCAACCTGAAGCCTAAGTCCTTGACTTATAAGGCTTCTGACCGGGATGGAATGTACGTGACGGTATCGCCCGCCGGTACCGTCACCTTCCGCTACGATTACCGTCTCAACGGGCGCCGTGAGACCCTGACCATCGGCCGCTACGGTCCTGGCGGCATCTCCCTTGCTCTGGCCCGGGAAAAGCTGCTCGATGCCAAGAAGGCCGTCGCTGCTGGCCGTTCCCCGGCACTGGAGAAGCAGCGTGAGAAGCGCAGGCTGACCGCAGCCAAGAACTTCGGCGATGTAGCGCTCAAGTGGCTGGCGGATGCCAAGATGGCCGACAGCACGCGCGCGATGCGCAAGCATGTCGTTGACCGCGACATCCTGCCGGTGTTCAGGAGCCGGCTGCTCAACGAAATCACGGCCGATGACCTGCGGGCCTTGTGCAACAAGGTGAAGGCGCGCGGCGCTCCTGCCACTGCGGTGCATGTCCGCGACATCGTGAAGCAGGTCTATGCCTTTGCCATCCTGCATGGGGAGAGGGTGGACAACCCGGCCAATGACGTGGCGGCCGCCTCGATCGCCACCTTTGTGCCGAAAGACCGGGCGCTGTCGCCGGCCGAGATCCGCTTGGCGTTCCACCAATTGGTGTCCATCGCGACCTACCCGACGATCCGCCTGGCGCTGCGCATGGTTCTGCTGACCCTGGTGCGCAAGAGCGAATTGATCGAGGCCACCTGGAGCGAGATCGACTTCGATAGCGCGACCTGGACGATTCCGAAGCAGCGCATGAAGGGGCGCAATCCACATGTGGTCTATCTGTCACGGCAGGCCATGGACATCCTGGTGGCGTTGCACACCTGCGCGGCGGGCTCGAAGTTCGTGTTGCCATCGCGCTACGAGCCGACCCGTTGCATGTCGCATGCGACCTTGAACCGCGTGACCCAGCTCATCGTGTCGCGGGCCCAGGCTGCAGGCCTGCCGTTGGAGCCTTTCACGGTGCATGACCTTCGCCGCACGGGCTCGACGCTGCTCAACGAAGTGGGCTTCAACGGCGACTGGATCGAGAAGTGCCTGGCACACGAGGAAGGGCGCTCCTCGCGCTCGATCTACAACAAGGCCGAGTACGCTGAGCAGCGGCGGCACATGCTGCAGGAGTGGGCGGACATGGTCGATGCCTGGATCGACGGGCGCACCCATGTGCCGAAGCTGCTGCCGGAGAACGTATCGGTCCCGGTGCTGAGCGCGGCTTTGTGA
- the guaA gene encoding glutamine-hydrolyzing GMP synthase, protein MQHDKILILDFGSQVTQLIARRVREAHVYCEVHPCDVSSDWVREFAADGRLKGVILSGSHASVYEVDDRAPDAVFELGIPVLGICYGMQTMATQLGGKVEGSHTREFGYAEVRAHGHTELLKGIEDFATAEGHGMLKVWMSHGDKVTELPPGFKVMASTPSCPIAGMADEARRFYAVQFHPEVTHTVQGAALLNRFVREICAANADWIMGDYIEEAVARIREQVGDEEVILGLSGGVDSSVAAALIHRAIGDQLTCVFVDHGLLRLNEGDMVMEMFEGKLHAKVIRVDASDLFLGKLAGVSEPEAKRKIIGGLFVDVFKAEAAKLKAGDAGHKGATFLAQGTIYPDVIESGGAKSKKAVTIKSHHNVGGLPEQLGLKLLEPLRDLFKDEVRELGVALGLPRDMVYRHPFPGPGLGVRILGEVKKEYADLLRRADAIFIEELRNWTDEATGKNWYDLTSQAFTVFLPVKSVGVMGDGRTYDYVVALRAVQTSDFMTADWAELPYGLLKKVSGRIINEVRGINRVTYDVSTKPPATIEWE, encoded by the coding sequence ATGCAACACGACAAGATCCTCATTCTTGACTTCGGCTCCCAAGTCACCCAGCTGATCGCACGCCGCGTGCGTGAAGCCCATGTCTACTGCGAAGTCCATCCCTGCGACGTGAGCAGCGACTGGGTGCGCGAATTCGCCGCCGACGGCCGCTTGAAGGGCGTGATCCTGTCCGGCAGCCACGCCAGCGTCTACGAAGTGGACGACCGCGCCCCCGACGCCGTGTTCGAGCTGGGCATTCCCGTGCTGGGCATCTGCTACGGCATGCAGACCATGGCCACCCAGCTGGGCGGCAAGGTCGAAGGCTCGCACACCCGCGAATTCGGCTACGCCGAAGTGCGCGCCCATGGCCACACCGAACTGCTCAAGGGCATCGAGGACTTCGCCACGGCGGAAGGCCACGGCATGCTCAAGGTCTGGATGAGCCACGGCGACAAGGTCACCGAGCTGCCCCCGGGCTTCAAGGTCATGGCCTCCACGCCGTCCTGCCCCATCGCCGGCATGGCCGACGAGGCGCGCCGCTTCTACGCCGTGCAGTTCCACCCCGAAGTCACGCACACCGTGCAGGGCGCCGCGCTGCTCAACCGCTTCGTGCGCGAGATCTGCGCAGCGAATGCCGACTGGATCATGGGCGACTACATCGAGGAAGCCGTCGCCAGGATCCGCGAGCAGGTGGGTGACGAGGAAGTCATCCTCGGCCTGTCCGGCGGCGTGGACTCCTCCGTGGCTGCAGCCCTGATCCACCGCGCCATCGGCGACCAGCTGACCTGCGTCTTCGTGGACCACGGCCTGCTGCGCCTGAACGAAGGCGACATGGTCATGGAAATGTTCGAAGGCAAGCTGCACGCCAAGGTCATCCGCGTGGACGCCAGCGACCTGTTCCTGGGCAAGCTGGCCGGCGTCAGCGAACCCGAGGCCAAGCGCAAGATCATCGGCGGCCTGTTCGTGGACGTGTTCAAGGCCGAAGCCGCCAAGCTCAAGGCGGGCGATGCAGGCCACAAGGGCGCCACCTTCCTGGCCCAGGGCACCATCTACCCCGACGTCATCGAGTCGGGCGGCGCCAAGAGCAAGAAGGCCGTCACCATCAAGAGCCACCACAACGTCGGCGGCCTGCCCGAGCAGCTCGGCCTGAAGCTGCTCGAACCCCTGCGCGACCTGTTCAAGGACGAAGTGCGCGAACTCGGCGTGGCCCTGGGCCTGCCGCGCGACATGGTCTACCGCCACCCCTTCCCCGGCCCGGGCCTGGGCGTGCGCATCCTGGGTGAAGTCAAGAAGGAATACGCCGACCTGCTGCGCCGCGCCGACGCCATCTTCATCGAAGAACTGCGCAACTGGACCGACGAAGCCACCGGCAAGAACTGGTACGACCTCACCAGCCAGGCCTTCACTGTCTTCCTGCCCGTCAAGAGCGTGGGCGTCATGGGCGACGGCCGCACCTACGACTACGTCGTGGCCCTGCGCGCCGTGCAGACCAGCGACTTCATGACCGCCGACTGGGCCGAGCTGCCTTACGGCCTGCTCAAGAAGGTGTCTGGCCGGATCATCAATGAAGTGCGTGGTATCAACCGCGTGACCTACGATGTGTCGACCAAGCCGCCGGCGACGATTGAGTGGGAGTGA
- a CDS encoding type II toxin-antitoxin system VapC family toxin, with amino-acid sequence MTSFVLDASVTAAWLLPDAASAHTRRLYTRIRRHEVDPQAPNLWQWECGNLIASGVHGGRIPHSSVEGLWSVLEAIRHRVELHELAPAQHKAVLDVALDTRLPVYDAAYLWLAQSLRLPLATFDPAQAAAARKRGLALLAPEDF; translated from the coding sequence ATGACCTCCTTCGTGCTCGATGCTTCCGTCACCGCCGCCTGGCTGCTGCCCGATGCCGCCAGCGCGCACACCCGGCGCCTGTACACCCGCATCCGCCGCCACGAGGTGGACCCGCAGGCCCCCAACCTCTGGCAGTGGGAGTGCGGCAACCTGATCGCCTCGGGCGTGCACGGCGGCCGCATTCCGCACAGCTCGGTCGAAGGCCTGTGGAGCGTGCTCGAAGCCATTCGCCACCGCGTGGAACTGCATGAGCTGGCCCCCGCCCAGCACAAGGCCGTGCTCGACGTGGCGCTGGACACCCGGCTGCCCGTGTATGACGCCGCCTACCTGTGGCTGGCGCAGTCGCTGCGCCTGCCGCTGGCCACCTTCGACCCTGCCCAGGCCGCCGCCGCGCGCAAGCGCGGGCTGGCGCTGCTGGCCCCTGAAGATTTCTGA
- a CDS encoding type II toxin-antitoxin system Phd/YefM family antitoxin, with product MQSVGIYEAKTRFSALIELVEQGEEVRITRHGKEVVRMLPVRRRPVITDEQIARELEQMQALQATVRPAPAGSSAPDATTKLRHAGRSQA from the coding sequence ATGCAATCCGTCGGCATCTACGAAGCCAAGACCCGTTTCTCCGCCCTGATCGAACTTGTCGAGCAGGGCGAGGAAGTGCGCATCACCCGCCACGGCAAGGAAGTGGTGCGCATGCTGCCGGTGCGCCGCCGTCCGGTGATCACCGACGAGCAGATCGCCCGCGAGCTGGAGCAGATGCAGGCGCTGCAGGCCACGGTGCGGCCGGCCCCGGCCGGATCGTCGGCACCGGACGCCACCACAAAGCTGCGCCACGCAGGCCGGAGCCAGGCATGA
- a CDS encoding creatininase family protein, protein MNPTPPRSRFWSDLTSEAFSRLDRERLIAVLPVGATEQHGPHLPMSTDTATIDGMVQACLPLLPDELPVLFLPTVAYGKSNEHARYPGTLTVSARTLMALWMEIGACVARAGVRKLVLYNSHGGQMGVMDIVARDLREAHGMMVVAAHWYTLGLPEGLFTAHEERHGIHAGDLESSVMLHLAPAHVRRDQLRNFPSMTEQLAEENRFLSITPSGRLGWQMQDINPAGAAGDASRASADKGAAVIDHVARRFVQLLQEIDRFPMERLANVPAWQ, encoded by the coding sequence ATGAACCCGACTCCCCCGCGCAGCCGCTTCTGGTCGGACCTGACCAGCGAAGCGTTTTCCCGGCTGGACCGCGAACGGCTCATCGCCGTGCTGCCGGTCGGTGCCACGGAGCAGCATGGCCCCCACCTGCCCATGTCCACCGACACCGCGACCATCGATGGCATGGTGCAGGCCTGCCTGCCCCTGCTGCCCGACGAGCTGCCGGTGCTGTTCCTGCCCACGGTGGCCTACGGCAAGAGCAATGAGCATGCGCGCTATCCGGGCACGCTCACGGTGTCGGCGCGCACGCTGATGGCGCTGTGGATGGAGATCGGCGCCTGCGTGGCCAGGGCCGGGGTGCGCAAGCTGGTGCTCTACAACAGCCACGGCGGGCAGATGGGCGTGATGGACATCGTGGCGCGCGACCTGCGCGAGGCGCACGGCATGATGGTGGTCGCGGCCCACTGGTACACGCTGGGCCTGCCCGAGGGCCTGTTCACCGCGCATGAGGAAAGGCACGGCATCCACGCCGGCGACCTGGAAAGCTCGGTCATGCTGCACCTGGCGCCCGCCCATGTGCGCCGCGACCAGTTGCGCAACTTCCCGTCGATGACGGAGCAGCTGGCCGAGGAGAACCGCTTCCTGTCGATCACGCCCAGCGGCAGGCTGGGCTGGCAGATGCAGGACATCAATCCCGCCGGGGCCGCCGGGGATGCATCGCGCGCCAGCGCCGACAAGGGCGCTGCCGTGATCGACCATGTGGCCCGGCGCTTCGTGCAGTTGCTCCAGGAGATCGATCGCTTCCCCATGGAGCGGCTGGCCAACGTGCCCGCCTGGCAGTGA
- a CDS encoding ABC transporter ATP-binding protein, translated as MNTSTLSCTGDGPPLVRLRGVGKRFANGTLALDGMSLDIGAHDFISFLGPSGCGKSTALRLIAGLARSSGGDIDWRGDAPGTPRGERDLGFVFQEPALMPWARVFDNVWLPLRLSGTRRDAAAPVVQQALEMVGLSRFADVYPRELSGGMKMRVSIARALVTRPRLLLMDEPFAALDEMTRIKLNNDLLAIWREQRFSIVFVTHSVYESVYLSDRIVVMAARPGRVIDEIRIDEPYPRGEAFRTSTRYNAHCAAVSRSLHGALHGLDIDH; from the coding sequence ATGAACACCTCCACCCTCTCCTGCACCGGGGACGGCCCGCCCCTGGTGCGCCTGCGCGGCGTCGGCAAGCGCTTCGCGAACGGCACGCTGGCGCTGGACGGCATGTCGCTGGACATCGGCGCGCACGACTTCATCAGTTTTCTCGGCCCTTCGGGCTGCGGCAAGAGCACGGCGCTGCGCCTGATCGCGGGCCTGGCACGCAGCAGCGGCGGCGACATCGACTGGCGCGGGGACGCGCCCGGCACGCCGCGTGGCGAGCGCGATCTGGGCTTTGTGTTCCAGGAGCCCGCCCTCATGCCCTGGGCCCGGGTGTTCGACAACGTGTGGCTGCCGCTCAGGCTGTCGGGCACGCGCCGCGACGCCGCCGCGCCGGTGGTGCAGCAGGCGCTGGAGATGGTGGGGCTGTCGCGCTTTGCCGATGTCTACCCGCGCGAGCTGTCGGGCGGCATGAAGATGCGCGTGTCCATCGCCCGCGCCCTGGTCACCCGCCCGCGCCTGCTGCTGATGGACGAGCCCTTTGCCGCGCTCGACGAGATGACGCGCATCAAGCTCAACAACGACCTGCTGGCCATCTGGCGCGAGCAGCGCTTTTCCATCGTCTTCGTGACGCACAGCGTCTACGAGTCGGTCTACCTGTCCGACCGCATCGTGGTGATGGCCGCGCGTCCCGGCCGCGTGATCGACGAGATCCGCATCGACGAGCCCTACCCGCGCGGCGAGGCGTTTCGCACGTCGACCCGCTACAACGCGCACTGCGCGGCCGTCTCCCGTTCACTGCATGGAGCACTGCATGGCCTCGACATCGACCATTGA
- a CDS encoding ABC transporter permease gives MASTSTIESAIPATTATAAATVATTPTANIPTAQSLRAREDRLRRRESVLRAAVPLAVVAALLLAWEWTVRANGIAHYILPAPSLILRTLVEHWDSLSTALWFTVKLTLLALAAAIVGGVALAIAFGLSKWVEIGLFPLAVLLQVTPIVAIAPLILIYVSDTTAALLLCAWIVAFFPILSNTVIGLKSADSLLRDLMRLYQASPWQTFRHLLVPSALPYFMAGLKIAGGLSLIGAVVAEFTAGTAGRETGLASRILESSFRTEIPMMFAALLLVSLLGIVIFAVFAALSRLVLGHWHESEMRHER, from the coding sequence ATGGCCTCGACATCGACCATTGAATCCGCGATCCCGGCAACCACCGCCACGGCAGCGGCCACGGTGGCCACCACCCCCACGGCCAACATTCCCACGGCGCAATCGCTGCGCGCCCGAGAGGACCGGCTGCGCCGCCGCGAATCCGTGCTGCGCGCGGCCGTGCCGCTGGCCGTGGTCGCCGCGCTGCTGCTGGCCTGGGAATGGACGGTGCGCGCCAACGGCATCGCGCACTACATCCTGCCCGCGCCTTCGCTGATCCTGCGCACGCTGGTGGAGCACTGGGATTCCCTGTCCACCGCGCTGTGGTTCACCGTCAAGCTGACGCTGCTGGCGCTGGCCGCCGCCATCGTGGGCGGGGTGGCGCTGGCCATCGCCTTCGGCCTGTCCAAGTGGGTGGAGATCGGGCTGTTCCCGCTGGCCGTGCTGCTGCAGGTGACGCCCATCGTGGCGATCGCGCCGCTGATCCTGATCTACGTCTCCGACACCACGGCGGCGCTGCTGCTGTGCGCCTGGATCGTGGCCTTCTTTCCCATCCTCTCGAACACGGTCATCGGGCTCAAGAGCGCGGACAGCCTGCTGCGCGACCTGATGCGGCTGTACCAGGCGTCGCCCTGGCAGACCTTCCGCCATCTGCTGGTGCCCAGCGCACTGCCCTACTTCATGGCGGGCCTGAAGATCGCCGGCGGCCTGAGCCTGATCGGCGCCGTGGTGGCCGAGTTCACGGCGGGCACGGCAGGCCGGGAAACCGGACTGGCATCGCGCATCCTGGAGTCGAGCTTTCGCACCGAGATCCCGATGATGTTCGCGGCGCTGCTGCTGGTGTCGCTGCTGGGCATCGTCATCTTCGCCGTGTTCGCCGCGCTGTCGCGCCTGGTGCTCGGCCACTGGCATGAAAGCGAGATGCGCCATGAACGCTAG